The genomic region ATATTATGCCTTTCTGGTACAGTTCCACCCATCTAGGATCTGTGTAGACAGATCCTACCCTTCTACAAATCCCTCCAAGGCCTGGAAGATGGTTCATTCCACTGCTGTGGTGTGTATATTTCTTAAACATGGGGACGTGTTTGCTTCCTGTAGCTACATCCGGTATAAAAGGGGTTTTCAGAAATTGCTACGCACAACGCTAAAGTATCTCTGGCTCTCTCATTTCCAGTAAATGGAATTGCtagagatacctgagcgctgtgctttGCAATTTCAGTATTTCTGCGCTGTGCAATTTCATAGTACTGAATGAAGCGGGAGGACACGCTCAACCATCAATTAGTGGAAATGAGACCAccattctctggattgctgggtgTCCCGAATTCATGAATGGAAGGGCTCACCTCACCAAACAgcattcctgtggataggggatagcttaaaggaaacctaccacttcagatAGGGTttctaagcagcacatgccgtgcaccagctcagggtgagctggtgccggcgcttatcttcgttatgtttttaaactgttttaaagtgttttaacactttattattcTTTATATTGGAACTATCTTCCCCGCACCGTGCTCCGCGCTCGGagcaccatgcacgcgaccgtgcgtgcgcctgaataggaagtggtcacgcacatggtgcgccgagcacagACCTCGGTGCGGGGGAGCTACTTCGGATATAgacattaataaagtgttaaaacgctttaaaaaagtttaaaaacataacgaagataagcgccggcaccatctcaccctgagctggtgcactgcatgtgctgcttagaagccctatctgaaggtttcctttaaatggttttCAGCCAACCATTTACTAATTTTTGCTTCATTTTCTGTAAATTTATAACTACACAGCTGAACAGTTCTTCATCTAAGGTTGAATTTGCCTAATTTTAGGACCTAACATGGTCTTgtatatagacattacatacgtGCTGattctctctcctctcttattGGTTTGGAGGTCCTTTGTTATATTGGAGTCTAAATTTGGCAACAAGTACCTGGGAAGGAATGGAAATAAGCTGTAAATAATATTGGCAGCTTATAATATACATGGAGAAGCACCACATGAGAACATGGAAGAACTATTGTAAACAGAGAAAGAGAGCGCAGGATTTTCATGATCAATTTAGGGGtatggtctagagcagtggtggtgaacctatggcacgggtgccagaggtggcactcagagccctctctgtgggcacccatcactcagcacaaaggtcaccattctgtagtcacaggcagcccaggatgtgccacgttcagcgctattttaaagtgactagaagtgcaggaggagcaaagaggtgCTGACatggctggattatcattgtagacccttctctggacttgtgattcatcctgttaagggaccttagagggaaactacaataataatcctaatttctcctttctactgtattggtgtccttaggacgccaatacgtttgaaacctatgagttactttagttactttaaattggcatttggcactttgtgaaaaatatgtggcttttgcttgtagttttggcactcagttcctaaaaggttcgccatcactggtctagagttatgtttacatttttgttagATTTTTTAAGTTTTACCTGCAAGACAATAACTAAGACATGATCATcctagctctgattggttgtccagagcattgtgacatcatcactgctctgtgatgtcatcatcagcCAGGAGATTCTATTCTGGTGACAGGCACCAGGGCTTTCATTTCTGTGGCTATCACGGAGCGAATAGCTTGTTGATTGGAGACTCTCCAGATTACTATGGAGTTCGGTGGATTGGGGTTCGTCCCCTTCTTCTTGGCTCTTTGGTGTACGGTCTGGCTCAGCGCCAGCTACACCCTGACTATAACTTATTCCCATGCCCCCCCACTGATGTTCATCAGGTAAGTTATATCATattatgtatagattatatatggaTTTCTAGTATTATTCTCAATCCTACAGATCAATACTTAATATTAAtcaattaataatattaattaataattcTGTATATTTTCACGTAATtgacatttacttttttttttttttctttcacagtgAAGCAGGAAATTATTATCCTGAGAAGATTCCATTCAAAATCGGATTCATTGGGATGTCCATTGCCAGTGAGTAAATGTTATAGAAATTATCACATGGAGATATCAGGTTATTTTATAGGGGTTGATATCTATGGGATAGAAGGTGTTTCGGTAAAACCATCATAGAAATTTTCCAGAAATCGGATTCCTCTGGCAGTAATAGATTGTTCTAGAATGTTTGTAGGGGCACTTCACCTCATAACCCCATAGAAAAGACTGTGGTTGCTAATCACACTCCATTATGCCCTTTCTCATCTTGGCCTAGTAATCAGATGTCACAAATGAATTAAAGAATTTAGAAATCTGGGTCATTGTAATCGACGATGATGGTCCGGATTAGACAATGCAGATAAATGGTTTGGTCCATTATGGAAGGTTCCATTTGTCAGGTTTAGTTGTAGTCCTCTCATATTTGGTTGTGTTATAATCTGTACCTGGTTTTGCTCTCTTTCAGCCCTGGGCTTGATGTTTCTCCAGTATAAGTTCATCCAGCTTCACGCTGAGGCCTTTGGGGCCCATCAGCCCAAAATCCAGAAGGTCCTGCTGGCGTTGGGATGGTTATCCTGCGGTGGTATAGTGATACTTGCTGTGTGTGAGGTTAGTTATTACAGGTTGTCACCTCAATGTACCGGATAATAAAATCGATTGATTTTATGGAGTTTCCTCTAACCGGTTTCTTCTTGTTTTCTAGACTGGATTTTATCCACTGACTCACCGGATCGCCGCATTCACCGCCTTTATCTTTGGCAGCATTTACAACCTGTGGCAGGCCA from Engystomops pustulosus chromosome 10, aEngPut4.maternal, whole genome shotgun sequence harbors:
- the LOC140104333 gene encoding DNA damage-regulated autophagy modulator protein 1-like, whose amino-acid sequence is MEFGGLGFVPFFLALWCTVWLSASYTLTITYSHAPPLMFISEAGNYYPEKIPFKIGFIGMSIATLGLMFLQYKFIQLHAEAFGAHQPKIQKVLLALGWLSCGGIVILAVCETGFYPLTHRIAAFTAFIFGSIYNLWQAIILYKAPGCGRAICHIRTVSCVMALICVVICILSYKI